The following coding sequences are from one Atribacteraceae bacterium window:
- a CDS encoding ABC transporter permease, with protein MEFMVMILAAAVRSGTPIIFATLGEILTEKGGILNLGLEGIMLVGALTGFAVSFYTGQPWLGIGAAFLAGMALVSLHAFVSITLRGNQVVSGLALTIFGTGVSAFLGQRFIGLTITGLGRVAVPGLSTIPVVGRIFFEHDLLVYVSYFLVAFLWWFLVSTRAGLHLRAVGDTPRVAEAMGIDVTRVRYLATLLGGGIVAVGGAYLSVVYTNIWTEGMSAGRGWIAVALVIFAIWHPGRAAFGAYLFGGVVAFQLRLQAAGTRVPIPLLMMLPYLLTIVVLVFITIRQGKGILFGSPASLGQPYFREEST; from the coding sequence ATGGAATTCATGGTCATGATTCTGGCCGCGGCGGTGCGCAGTGGCACACCCATTATCTTCGCCACCCTCGGAGAAATCCTGACCGAGAAAGGAGGGATCCTCAACCTGGGCCTGGAGGGGATCATGCTGGTGGGGGCGCTCACCGGGTTTGCGGTGTCCTTTTATACCGGTCAACCCTGGTTGGGGATCGGCGCCGCCTTTCTGGCGGGGATGGCTCTGGTTTCCCTCCATGCTTTTGTCAGCATCACCCTGCGGGGAAACCAGGTGGTCAGCGGATTGGCTCTCACCATCTTTGGGACCGGAGTGAGCGCCTTTCTCGGCCAGCGTTTTATCGGTTTGACCATCACCGGTTTGGGCCGGGTTGCGGTTCCGGGTTTGAGCACGATCCCGGTGGTGGGTCGTATCTTCTTCGAGCATGACCTTCTGGTCTATGTTTCTTATTTTCTGGTCGCTTTTCTCTGGTGGTTTCTGGTTTCCACCCGCGCCGGGCTCCATCTCCGGGCGGTGGGGGATACCCCCCGGGTGGCGGAAGCCATGGGGATCGACGTAACCCGCGTCCGCTACCTGGCTACCCTGCTGGGGGGAGGGATCGTGGCGGTGGGCGGTGCTTATTTATCGGTGGTGTACACCAATATTTGGACGGAAGGCATGAGCGCTGGGCGGGGGTGGATCGCGGTGGCCCTGGTCATCTTCGCCATCTGGCATCCAGGACGGGCAGCTTTCGGAGCCTATCTGTTCGGTGGCGTCGTGGCTTTTCAGCTCCGTCTTCAGGCAGCCGGAACCAGAGTTCCGATCCCCCTGTTGATGATGCTTCCCTATCTCCTGACGATCGTTGTTCTGGTCTTCATCACCATCCGGCAGGGGAAGGGGATCCTTTTCGGTTCCCCGGCCTCGCTGGGCCAGCCTTATTTCCGGGAAGAGAGTACCTAG